In the genome of Methylophaga nitratireducenticrescens, one region contains:
- a CDS encoding HAD-IIA family hydrolase: MQTINDLGAFIIDMDGVLWQGSKPLPGLIEFFSTLRAKKIPFVLATNNASLTQQQYLKKLADMGVEVSANEILTSSMATARYLVDTLPATKRRVFVIGESGLIEPLQQQGFTVTSTYYPSEPDAETDDIWADIVVSGLDRQLNWNKLATATLNLRAGAEFYATNADTTLPTELGEVMGNGGVLAALTAATGIEPIVIGKPEPILYQQAFEILGTDKHNTIAIGDRLNTDILGAVNAGMRSIMVLTGVSSEADLAEIDYKPDWVFQDIQEITALLKQL; this comes from the coding sequence ATGCAAACAATCAACGACCTGGGTGCATTCATCATCGATATGGATGGTGTCTTATGGCAGGGAAGCAAACCATTGCCGGGATTAATAGAATTTTTTTCTACGTTGCGCGCCAAAAAAATTCCATTTGTGCTCGCGACAAATAATGCCAGTCTGACGCAACAGCAATATCTAAAAAAACTGGCAGATATGGGCGTTGAGGTGTCAGCCAACGAGATTCTGACCTCCAGTATGGCGACTGCCCGTTATCTGGTTGATACCTTGCCAGCAACGAAACGACGGGTATTTGTCATCGGCGAGTCTGGTCTTATAGAACCTTTGCAACAGCAGGGTTTTACCGTGACCTCAACCTATTATCCTAGTGAACCTGATGCAGAAACGGATGATATCTGGGCGGATATTGTGGTTTCTGGTTTGGATAGGCAACTGAACTGGAACAAATTGGCCACGGCAACCTTAAATCTCCGGGCTGGTGCAGAATTCTATGCGACTAACGCCGATACGACCTTACCCACTGAATTGGGTGAAGTTATGGGAAATGGTGGTGTGCTGGCAGCATTAACCGCAGCGACAGGGATTGAGCCCATTGTCATTGGTAAACCTGAACCCATTTTGTATCAACAAGCTTTTGAAATTCTGGGTACTGATAAACATAATACAATCGCCATCGGTGACCGATTGAACACAGATATTTTAGGGGCCGTGAATGCCGGTATGCGCAGTATTATGGTGCTAACGGGAGTGTCATCTGAAGCTGATCTGGCGGAGATTGATTACAAACCGGATTGGGTTTTCCAGGACATTCAGGAAATAACAGCGTTATTAAAACAGCTCTAA
- the hxlA gene encoding 3-hexulose-6-phosphate synthase gives MAKALIQMALDSLDFDQTLALAEQVAPYVDILEVGTPCIKYNGLEIVTALKTKFPNNLILVDLKTMDAGEYESTPFYEAGADICTVLGVSDKATMGGVIKAANANNAEAQIDLISVKDKKAVATEAAKNGAQIIGVHTGLDAQAAGQTPFADLQDIASLNLGVRISVAGGLNKDTIQKTIQAGATIVVVGAAIYGAPSPAESAKELRALVDAA, from the coding sequence ATGGCAAAAGCACTTATCCAAATGGCTCTGGATTCTCTGGACTTCGATCAAACTCTCGCATTGGCAGAACAAGTTGCACCTTATGTCGACATTCTGGAAGTTGGTACTCCTTGCATCAAATACAATGGCTTGGAAATCGTCACTGCACTGAAAACCAAATTCCCTAACAACCTGATTCTGGTTGACCTGAAAACAATGGATGCGGGCGAGTACGAATCAACGCCATTCTATGAAGCAGGCGCAGATATCTGTACTGTTCTGGGCGTTTCAGATAAAGCAACAATGGGCGGCGTTATCAAAGCAGCCAATGCTAACAATGCAGAAGCTCAAATTGACTTGATCAGCGTTAAAGACAAAAAAGCTGTTGCAACTGAAGCCGCTAAAAACGGTGCGCAAATCATTGGTGTTCACACTGGTTTGGATGCGCAAGCTGCCGGTCAAACACCATTTGCTGATCTGCAAGATATTGCCTCATTGAATCTGGGTGTACGTATTTCTGTTGCGGGTGGCTTGAACAAAGACACTATCCAGAAAACCATTCAAGCAGGCGCAACGATTGTTGTCGTTGGTGCTGCAATTTACGGCGCACCTTCACCAGCAGAATCTGCTAAAGAACTGCGCGCACTGGTTGATGCTGCGTAA
- a CDS encoding transaldolase → MANLLDQLKQMTVVVADTGDIQAIEKYTPRDATTNPSLITAAAQMPQYQGIVDDTLKAARQSLGADAPASEVVSLAFDRLAVSFGLKILEIIPGRVSTEVDARLSYDTEATIAKGRDLIAQYEAAGVSRDRILIKIASTWEGIQAAAVLEKEGIHCNLTLLFGLHQAVACAENGITLISPFVGRILDWYKKDTGRDSYPSNEDPGVLSVTEIYSYYKKFGYNTEVMGASFRNVGEITELAGVDLLTISPALLDELQNTEGTLERKLSPEVAAQSDVAELNLDKATFDAMHAENRMAAEKLSEGIDGFAKALESLEELLATRLANLES, encoded by the coding sequence ATGGCGAATTTACTTGATCAATTAAAGCAAATGACCGTCGTTGTTGCTGATACGGGTGATATTCAAGCAATTGAAAAATACACTCCGCGTGATGCAACAACTAATCCATCACTGATTACTGCTGCAGCACAAATGCCACAGTATCAAGGTATTGTTGACGATACATTGAAAGCAGCACGTCAATCGCTTGGCGCTGATGCACCTGCATCTGAGGTTGTCTCTCTGGCTTTTGACCGTTTGGCCGTATCCTTTGGTCTGAAAATTCTGGAAATCATTCCAGGTCGTGTCTCTACTGAAGTAGATGCACGTCTTTCTTATGACACTGAAGCCACTATCGCCAAAGGTCGTGACCTGATTGCACAATACGAAGCAGCGGGTGTTTCACGTGATCGTATTCTGATCAAAATTGCTTCTACATGGGAAGGCATTCAGGCTGCAGCCGTTTTGGAAAAAGAAGGTATTCATTGTAACCTGACACTGCTGTTTGGTTTGCATCAAGCCGTAGCCTGTGCAGAAAATGGCATTACCCTGATTTCTCCGTTTGTGGGCCGTATCCTCGATTGGTACAAAAAAGATACTGGTCGTGATTCTTATCCATCAAACGAAGATCCAGGCGTTTTGTCAGTCACTGAAATTTACAGCTACTACAAAAAATTTGGTTATAACACTGAAGTTATGGGTGCAAGTTTCCGTAACGTTGGTGAAATTACTGAATTGGCGGGCGTTGACTTGCTGACCATTTCACCCGCACTGCTGGATGAATTACAAAACACAGAAGGCACTCTGGAGCGTAAACTGTCTCCAGAAGTTGCAGCTCAATCTGATGTTGCAGAACTGAATTTGGACAAAGCCACTTTCGATGCCATGCATGCAGAAAACCGCATGGCGGCAGAAAAACTGTCAGAAGGTATTGATGGTTTTGCCAAAGCACTGGAATCACTGGAAGAACTGCTGGCTACACGTCTGGCAAATCTGGAAAGCTAA
- the hxlA gene encoding 3-hexulose-6-phosphate synthase, giving the protein MAEIQMALDSLDFDATMALAEQVAPYVDILEIGTPCIKYNGLKLVKALKAAHPDKKILVDLKTMDAGEYEATPFFEAGGDITTVLGASDEATMKGVIKAANANNAEAQIDLIGVEDKSAVAKQAAANGAHIIGVHTGLDAQAAGQTPFEDLKTIAGLGLNVKVSVAGGINKDTIQSTVRAGADIVVVGAAIYGAPSPAESAKELRALVDAA; this is encoded by the coding sequence ATGGCTGAAATTCAAATGGCTCTGGATTCATTGGATTTTGACGCAACTATGGCGCTGGCTGAACAAGTCGCACCTTACGTCGATATTCTGGAAATCGGTACACCTTGCATCAAATACAACGGTCTGAAATTAGTTAAAGCTCTGAAAGCTGCTCACCCAGACAAGAAAATTCTGGTTGACCTGAAAACTATGGATGCTGGTGAATACGAAGCAACTCCTTTCTTTGAAGCTGGTGGTGATATCACTACTGTATTGGGTGCTTCTGATGAAGCGACCATGAAAGGTGTTATCAAAGCTGCAAACGCTAATAATGCAGAAGCTCAAATCGATTTGATCGGTGTTGAAGACAAATCTGCTGTTGCAAAACAAGCTGCTGCCAACGGCGCGCACATCATCGGTGTTCACACTGGTCTGGACGCTCAAGCTGCTGGTCAAACTCCATTCGAAGATCTGAAAACCATCGCTGGTCTGGGTCTGAATGTTAAAGTTTCTGTTGCTGGTGGTATCAACAAAGACACCATCCAAAGCACAGTTCGTGCTGGTGCTGATATCGTTGTTGTTGGTGCTGCAATCTATGGCGCACCTTCTCCAGCAGAATCTGCTAAAGAACTGCGTGCATTGGTTGACGCAGCATAA
- the hxlB gene encoding 6-phospho-3-hexuloisomerase, protein MTMHRDLVVNKITDILKATDSSLEAEFVAMCDDAKRIFITGAGRSRLVGNFLGMRLMHSGYTVYVQGEISTPSIREGDLLIVISGSGETTQLVSFANKAKSENAKVVLICSKSSSTIGDIADKTIQIGTDNSFAPTKGMPMGTMFELSTLIFLEAIVSHLIHEKGIPEEEMKYRHANME, encoded by the coding sequence ATGACAATGCATCGTGATCTAGTTGTAAACAAAATCACTGATATTCTGAAAGCAACTGACAGTTCACTTGAAGCCGAATTTGTTGCTATGTGTGATGATGCCAAGCGTATCTTCATCACTGGCGCAGGTCGTTCAAGACTGGTAGGCAACTTCCTGGGTATGAGGCTGATGCATAGTGGTTATACTGTCTATGTTCAAGGTGAAATCAGTACGCCTAGTATCCGTGAAGGCGATTTGTTAATCGTTATTTCGGGTTCTGGTGAAACAACACAGCTGGTTTCATTTGCGAATAAAGCTAAATCTGAGAACGCTAAAGTGGTTTTGATTTGCTCAAAATCCAGTTCAACGATTGGTGATATCGCAGATAAAACAATTCAGATTGGTACTGATAATAGCTTTGCCCCAACAAAGGGCATGCCAATGGGAACCATGTTTGAATTGTCTACTTTGATTTTCCTGGAAGCCATCGTTTCTCATTTAATTCATGAGAAAGGAATTCCAGAAGAAGAAATGAAATATAGACACGCTAATATGGAATAA
- the leuC gene encoding 3-isopropylmalate dehydratase large subunit — MSVKTLYDKLWDQHVIRSEQDGTALIYIDRHLVHEVTSPQAFEGLRLAGRIPYRLNSILATPDHNVPTSHREQGIADPISRLQVETLDQNCAQFGITEFGLNDLRQGIVHVVGPEQGATLPGMTVVCGDSHTSTHGAFGALAFGIGTSEVEHVMATQCLIQRKSKNMLVKVEGHVNPGITAKDIVLAIIGEIGTAGGTGYAIEFAGEAIQALSMEGRMTVCNMTIEAGARAGMIAVDDTTINYLKDRPFAPKGENWDKAVAAWRDLHSDADAHFDKVVVLEANQIKPQVTWGTSPEMVVPVDANIPDPTAESDAVKRNGMLKALKYMGLNANQPVQEIRLDRVFIGSCTNSRIEDLREAAAAIKGGKVSATVKQAMVVPGSGLVKQQAEQEGLDKIFVEAGFEWRDPGCSMCLAMNADRLEAGEHCASTSNRNFEGRQGQGGRTHLVSPAMAAAAAIAGHFVDITAH, encoded by the coding sequence ATGTCCGTCAAAACACTTTATGACAAATTATGGGATCAACATGTTATCCGCAGCGAACAGGATGGTACTGCGCTGATTTATATTGATCGTCATTTGGTTCACGAAGTCACCTCTCCGCAGGCTTTTGAAGGCTTGCGCCTGGCGGGCCGTATTCCATATCGATTGAATTCAATTCTGGCAACACCCGATCATAATGTTCCAACCAGCCATCGCGAACAGGGTATTGCTGATCCGATTTCACGGTTACAGGTTGAAACGCTGGATCAAAACTGCGCGCAATTTGGTATTACTGAGTTTGGCCTGAATGATTTACGTCAGGGTATTGTGCATGTTGTCGGCCCTGAACAGGGCGCAACCCTACCCGGTATGACAGTAGTGTGTGGGGACTCGCATACCTCTACCCATGGTGCTTTTGGTGCATTGGCTTTTGGTATCGGCACCTCGGAAGTTGAGCACGTGATGGCAACGCAATGTCTGATTCAACGCAAATCCAAAAACATGCTGGTCAAAGTCGAAGGACATGTAAACCCAGGTATTACAGCCAAAGATATCGTTCTGGCCATTATCGGTGAAATTGGTACGGCTGGCGGTACCGGCTACGCCATTGAATTTGCTGGTGAAGCCATTCAGGCTCTCTCCATGGAAGGTCGGATGACCGTGTGCAATATGACAATTGAAGCCGGTGCCCGTGCAGGAATGATCGCTGTAGATGACACAACCATTAATTATCTGAAAGATCGTCCTTTTGCCCCTAAGGGAGAAAACTGGGATAAAGCCGTTGCAGCCTGGCGTGACTTACACAGCGATGCTGATGCCCATTTTGATAAGGTCGTGGTACTAGAGGCCAACCAAATCAAACCTCAGGTTACCTGGGGCACCTCCCCGGAAATGGTGGTTCCAGTTGATGCCAACATTCCAGATCCCACTGCAGAAAGTGATGCTGTTAAACGCAATGGCATGCTAAAAGCATTGAAATACATGGGATTGAATGCGAACCAGCCAGTTCAGGAGATCCGTCTGGATAGAGTCTTCATCGGTTCCTGTACCAACTCACGTATTGAAGATTTACGCGAGGCTGCTGCTGCAATTAAAGGCGGAAAAGTTTCTGCTACGGTGAAACAAGCGATGGTTGTTCCGGGCTCGGGATTGGTGAAACAACAGGCTGAACAGGAAGGTCTGGATAAAATCTTTGTAGAAGCAGGCTTTGAATGGCGAGATCCTGGCTGCTCGATGTGTCTGGCAATGAACGCAGATCGTCTGGAGGCAGGTGAACATTGTGCCTCCACATCTAATCGCAATTTTGAGGGTCGACAGGGGCAAGGTGGTCGTACGCATCTGGTAAGTCCGGCAATGGCGGCAGCCGCCGCAATTGCCGGCCATTTTGTTGATATTACTGCGCATTAA
- the prmB gene encoding 50S ribosomal protein L3 N(5)-glutamine methyltransferase, translating to MTINYQAAEAELSTLRDFLRWTTSRFEEARLFFGHGNTDAFNEATQLILHSLKLPVTELPELFLDARLCSAEKQALLQLVKQRIEERVPVPYLTHEAWFAGLPFYVDERVLIPRSPFAELIDSQFAPWLQDADSVERILDMCTGSACIAIVLAMTFEGAEVDAVDISDKALSVAQINKNKHLLGDELTLIKSDLWAELKPSRQYDLIISNPPYVGDLEMSSLPAEYHHEPVHALQAADNGLALVEQIIIGAAKFLTPQGLLFVEVGNSNLAVEERWPETHFLWLELEQGGHGIFMLTQNQCAEFAAAYSRISLTGFSDSA from the coding sequence ATGACAATCAATTATCAAGCCGCTGAGGCTGAACTCAGTACCTTGCGTGATTTTCTGCGCTGGACCACCTCACGGTTTGAAGAAGCCAGATTATTTTTTGGTCATGGCAATACCGACGCATTTAATGAAGCCACGCAACTGATTTTGCATAGCCTGAAACTTCCGGTAACTGAATTACCGGAATTGTTTCTCGATGCACGGCTGTGTAGTGCTGAAAAACAGGCTTTACTGCAGTTGGTCAAACAGCGAATTGAAGAACGGGTACCTGTTCCCTATCTGACACATGAAGCCTGGTTTGCTGGCCTGCCTTTTTATGTCGATGAACGTGTCCTTATTCCCCGCTCCCCCTTTGCCGAATTAATTGATAGCCAATTTGCTCCCTGGTTACAGGATGCAGATTCGGTCGAACGTATTCTGGATATGTGTACTGGCAGTGCCTGTATCGCGATTGTGCTGGCAATGACGTTTGAAGGGGCTGAAGTTGATGCCGTAGATATCAGTGATAAAGCTTTAAGCGTCGCACAGATCAATAAAAACAAACATTTGCTCGGAGATGAGCTGACGCTTATTAAATCAGATCTATGGGCTGAATTAAAGCCATCACGCCAGTATGATTTGATTATCAGTAATCCCCCTTACGTGGGGGATCTTGAGATGTCCAGCTTGCCAGCTGAGTATCATCATGAACCGGTCCATGCGCTGCAGGCTGCTGATAATGGCCTTGCTCTGGTAGAGCAGATCATCATTGGTGCAGCGAAGTTTCTCACTCCTCAGGGATTATTGTTTGTTGAAGTGGGCAATAGTAATCTGGCAGTAGAAGAAAGATGGCCGGAGACTCACTTTTTGTGGCTGGAGCTTGAGCAGGGAGGCCATGGAATATTTATGCTGACTCAAAATCAATGTGCTGAATTTGCAGCGGCTTATTCGAGAATTTCACTAACGGGCTTCTCTGACTCAGCGTGA
- a CDS encoding GGDEF domain-containing response regulator, giving the protein MQKLNALVVDASTEFRNKARALLSAAGFEVDHAETGNQGLEHAGRTRYRLVCCSDDLPDIVGSEFCGQLRAINGYDYAAVLVMTETDNARTLKQALLAGATDIFSKHDESELGIYVQRLAQRETRQLSGRVLFIEDSRVLQTIIIDLLTDMGLDVDSYTFAEKAWDAFSGGDYDLVITDIMLEGSMSGITLVRKIRRLHEDYGNVPIIATSGFDNVSRKIELFHLGVNDFVSKPIVREELRQRVFNHITSYQNFRELRAQQNSLCSLAMLDELTQLFNRHALREFAGKYLSEAYRFKRDLAMAVIDLDHFRAINEQYGFVRGDNLLAELGNWLKRHVRDVDMIARWSGEEFVLLLPGCDNHTASILMQRMQKRLTRFKPASIGITISVGVATLRHDKQDTLNSLFEMADRAMYQAKMAGRNCVRIYHAESEKPVSEILE; this is encoded by the coding sequence GTGCAAAAACTGAATGCATTAGTAGTAGACGCATCTACTGAATTTCGAAATAAGGCTCGTGCGCTATTATCGGCTGCCGGATTTGAAGTTGACCACGCAGAGACCGGTAATCAGGGTCTTGAACATGCTGGACGTACCCGTTATAGATTAGTCTGTTGTAGTGATGATTTACCCGATATCGTCGGCAGTGAGTTCTGTGGTCAACTGAGAGCCATTAACGGTTACGATTACGCCGCTGTGCTGGTGATGACAGAAACTGATAACGCACGCACCCTTAAACAGGCATTGCTGGCCGGTGCCACGGATATTTTTAGCAAACATGATGAATCTGAGCTGGGCATTTATGTGCAACGGCTCGCTCAACGTGAAACCCGCCAGTTATCCGGTCGGGTACTGTTTATCGAAGATTCCCGGGTTTTACAGACGATTATTATCGATCTACTGACCGATATGGGATTGGATGTCGATTCTTATACCTTTGCAGAAAAGGCATGGGATGCATTCAGTGGTGGTGATTATGATCTGGTGATTACCGATATTATGCTGGAAGGTAGCATGAGTGGTATTACACTGGTCAGAAAAATCCGCCGTCTGCATGAGGACTATGGCAACGTCCCTATTATTGCCACTTCCGGATTTGATAATGTCTCGCGCAAGATTGAGTTATTTCACCTTGGAGTGAATGATTTTGTCTCCAAACCGATTGTTCGGGAAGAATTGCGTCAGCGTGTGTTCAATCACATTACCAGCTACCAGAATTTCCGTGAACTCAGAGCCCAGCAAAACTCCCTATGCAGCCTGGCCATGCTGGATGAGCTGACTCAATTATTTAATCGCCATGCGTTACGTGAATTTGCCGGTAAATATCTGAGCGAAGCGTATCGGTTTAAACGTGATTTGGCGATGGCGGTTATTGATCTGGATCATTTCCGGGCTATTAATGAGCAATATGGTTTTGTTCGTGGCGATAATCTGCTGGCGGAACTAGGTAACTGGTTAAAACGTCACGTACGGGATGTCGATATGATTGCTCGTTGGTCGGGTGAAGAGTTCGTATTGTTATTACCTGGGTGTGACAATCACACCGCTTCCATATTGATGCAACGCATGCAGAAACGACTTACCCGGTTCAAACCTGCCAGTATCGGTATTACTATCAGCGTTGGTGTGGCAACGTTACGTCATGATAAACAGGACACATTAAACAGTCTGTTTGAAATGGCTGATCGTGCTATGTATCAGGCGAAAATGGCAGGCCGAAATTGTGTGCGGATTTATCACGCTGAGTCAGAGAAGCCCGTTAGTGAAATTCTCGAATAA
- the mutH gene encoding DNA mismatch repair endonuclease MutH — protein sequence MSDDIYPTMIHASPPDTEAELVYRCQQIAGKTVGQLAQQCSVTVPADLRRHKGWLGNLLERILGADAGNQAEPDFVALGIELKTIPLNTRGEPKESTYVCTVNPRAVTETHWQTSWLRRKLSKVLWLPVEADKTISLQDRYIGEAILWQPSIQQESVLQQDWEDLMEIMIAEGAVTARLGRYLQIRPKAANSRVITRQIGYDGGEEWHHPCGFYLRTCFTQQILSGKACC from the coding sequence ATGTCTGATGATATTTACCCAACAATGATTCATGCTTCTCCTCCAGATACGGAAGCCGAACTCGTGTACCGCTGTCAGCAAATAGCAGGCAAAACGGTGGGGCAACTGGCACAACAATGTAGCGTAACGGTTCCAGCTGATTTGCGGCGACATAAAGGCTGGTTAGGTAATTTGTTAGAGCGTATTCTTGGGGCAGATGCTGGTAACCAGGCTGAACCGGACTTTGTCGCTTTAGGCATCGAATTAAAAACTATTCCTCTAAATACCCGAGGTGAACCAAAAGAGTCCACATATGTCTGCACCGTTAATCCGAGGGCTGTTACAGAAACCCATTGGCAGACGTCCTGGTTACGGCGTAAACTGAGTAAAGTGTTGTGGTTACCAGTTGAGGCTGATAAAACAATATCATTGCAAGATCGCTATATTGGAGAGGCAATTTTATGGCAGCCTTCAATACAGCAGGAGAGTGTTTTACAACAGGACTGGGAAGATCTGATGGAAATAATGATTGCAGAGGGTGCCGTGACGGCCAGACTCGGACGTTATTTACAGATTCGGCCTAAAGCCGCGAATAGTCGGGTAATCACCCGTCAAATAGGCTATGACGGGGGGGAAGAATGGCATCATCCTTGTGGTTTTTACCTTCGGACATGTTTTACGCAACAAATTCTGTCAGGGAAAGCTTGCTGTTAA
- a CDS encoding ABC transporter ATP-binding protein, which translates to MKALTIEHLNKTYRSGLEALNDINLTVDEGDFFALLGPNGAGKSTTISILTSLVTKTSGSVTIFDADLDNQTELAKSYIGLVPQEFNFNGFEQVKHILVTQAGYYGVPAKEAEPRADVLLKQLGLWEKRHTASRSLSGGMKRRLMIARALVHNPRLLILDEPTAGVDIELRRSMWVFLREINQRGTTIILTTHYLEEAENLCRNIAIIDKGRIVENTDMKSLLNRLDKETFVLDLLEPLTDSSLLQGIEYHQVDPTTIEVELQRQECLNDLFTVLTERGIKVGSMKNKVNRLEELFLTLVERPESAE; encoded by the coding sequence GTGAAAGCCCTTACCATTGAACATCTGAATAAAACTTATCGCAGTGGCTTGGAAGCTCTTAACGATATCAACTTGACAGTTGATGAGGGAGACTTCTTTGCGCTGTTAGGGCCAAATGGTGCAGGAAAATCTACAACCATCAGCATCCTTACCTCGCTGGTCACAAAAACCAGTGGATCGGTAACCATCTTTGATGCCGATCTGGACAATCAAACTGAACTGGCTAAAAGCTACATCGGACTGGTGCCGCAGGAGTTTAATTTTAATGGGTTCGAACAGGTTAAACACATTCTGGTGACTCAGGCCGGTTATTACGGTGTTCCAGCTAAAGAGGCGGAACCGCGTGCCGATGTTTTGCTGAAGCAATTAGGTCTTTGGGAGAAACGACACACAGCCTCCCGTTCATTATCCGGTGGTATGAAACGCCGGTTGATGATTGCCCGGGCGCTGGTTCACAACCCACGGCTGCTTATATTGGATGAGCCAACAGCTGGTGTGGATATTGAGCTGCGGCGCTCAATGTGGGTGTTTTTACGTGAAATCAATCAACGTGGCACCACTATCATCTTGACGACCCACTATCTTGAAGAAGCCGAAAACCTGTGTCGCAATATTGCCATCATCGACAAGGGCCGTATCGTTGAAAATACCGATATGAAATCGTTATTGAATCGCCTTGATAAAGAGACTTTTGTATTGGATTTGCTGGAACCTCTGACTGACAGCAGTTTGCTACAGGGGATTGAATATCATCAGGTAGATCCAACGACCATAGAGGTCGAGCTTCAGCGCCAGGAATGTCTGAATGATTTATTCACGGTATTAACCGAACGTGGTATCAAAGTGGGAAGCATGAAAAACAAGGTCAATCGTCTGGAAGAATTATTTTTAACCCTGGTTGAACGTCCGGAGTCTGCTGAATGA
- a CDS encoding ABC transporter permease — MNNRHQHHWIAFSTIVTREVRRFLRIWSQTLLPPAITMTLYFIIFGNLIGSRIGEMNGFSYMEYIAPGIIMMAIINNAYSNVASSFFSAKFQNHIEELMVAPVPDYIILAGYVVGGAARGLFVGLIVTLVSLIFTKLTVQHIGITISMVFLSAVMFALGGFINALYARSFDEVSIIPTFILTPLTYLGGVFYSISLLPEFWQNVSMLNPVLYMVNAFRYGILGVSDIPVAAAFAIILGFIAALTSYALYLLHKGTGLKN; from the coding sequence ATGAACAATCGCCACCAGCATCACTGGATTGCTTTCTCAACAATCGTCACACGTGAAGTCAGACGCTTTCTGCGAATATGGTCCCAAACCTTACTGCCACCAGCAATTACCATGACCTTGTATTTCATCATTTTTGGTAATTTAATCGGCAGCCGTATAGGTGAAATGAATGGCTTCAGTTATATGGAATATATCGCCCCCGGCATTATCATGATGGCGATCATTAACAACGCCTATTCCAATGTGGCCTCATCCTTTTTCAGTGCCAAATTCCAGAATCATATTGAAGAACTTATGGTGGCGCCTGTCCCTGACTATATTATCCTCGCAGGATATGTTGTCGGTGGTGCTGCACGCGGCCTGTTTGTGGGACTCATTGTGACGCTGGTTTCACTGATATTTACCAAACTTACCGTTCAACATATTGGGATTACCATTAGCATGGTCTTTCTCAGTGCCGTCATGTTTGCATTAGGCGGATTTATTAACGCCTTATACGCGCGCAGCTTTGATGAAGTCTCAATCATTCCAACCTTTATCCTCACCCCGCTGACCTATCTGGGTGGTGTATTTTATTCGATATCACTACTGCCCGAATTCTGGCAAAACGTTTCCATGTTGAATCCGGTTTTGTATATGGTCAATGCGTTCCGTTACGGTATTTTGGGTGTCTCGGATATTCCGGTAGCCGCTGCTTTTGCCATCATCCTGGGCTTTATCGCTGCACTGACAAGCTATGCGCTTTATCTGTTGCATAAAGGTACTGGCTTGAAGAATTGA